A genomic segment from Gemmatimonadota bacterium encodes:
- a CDS encoding ABC transporter permease: protein MLAALRNATTEVWDHRDLLEQLALRDIKLRYKQAAMGFMWAVFMPCLIVLSGLIIRYAMARIAGQTLVRTDIANIAVKGVGWAFFVGALGFATSSLIGNANLVTKIYFPREVLPLSAVIAQSFDTGIGLVTLCVILPFLGVTLHPSMLWVPILLALLVLFTTAASLFLSCANLFFRDVKYIVQIVLMFGIFFTPVFFEPFMLGARGAHLAMLNPLTGILEGLRLSIVSGHNLVHPLSTLVHGAVTPVWEPWELAYSAVWAGAGTVGATVMFRRLQPLFAEYI from the coding sequence ATGCTCGCAGCTTTAAGGAACGCGACGACAGAGGTCTGGGACCACAGAGACCTTCTCGAGCAGTTGGCACTCCGCGACATCAAGCTTCGCTACAAACAGGCCGCGATGGGCTTCATGTGGGCGGTGTTCATGCCATGCCTGATCGTCCTCTCCGGACTCATCATCAGGTATGCGATGGCGCGGATCGCAGGACAGACGCTCGTACGCACAGACATTGCAAACATCGCTGTCAAGGGTGTCGGATGGGCATTCTTCGTTGGCGCGCTTGGCTTTGCCACGTCGAGCCTCATCGGCAACGCAAATCTCGTAACCAAGATCTATTTCCCGCGCGAAGTTTTGCCACTCTCCGCTGTGATCGCGCAGAGCTTCGACACCGGCATCGGCTTGGTGACGCTCTGCGTCATTCTTCCATTTCTCGGCGTTACGCTGCACCCCAGCATGCTGTGGGTGCCGATATTACTCGCGCTGCTAGTGTTGTTCACCACGGCGGCATCACTTTTCTTGAGCTGCGCGAATCTATTCTTTCGTGATGTCAAATACATCGTGCAGATCGTGCTGATGTTCGGAATATTCTTCACACCTGTGTTCTTCGAACCGTTCATGCTTGGCGCGCGCGGCGCTCATCTTGCGATGCTCAATCCACTGACGGGGATACTGGAAGGATTGCGGCTGAGCATTGTCTCCGGTCACAACCTGGTGCACCCGTTATCAACGCTCGTGCACGGCGCTGTGACGCCGGTCTGGGAACCGTGGGAACTCGCCTACTCCGCGGTGTGGGCAGGTGCTGGGACCGTCGGCGCGACCGTAATGTTCCGGCGGCTTCAGCCGTTGTTCGCCGAGTATATCTAA